The Spirosoma foliorum genome has a window encoding:
- a CDS encoding ABC transporter permease, producing MFSNYIKIAWRNIRSGGGYSVLNIGGLAVVLAVSVLLLWWVKDELSFDRFHADSNRIYRVNAHFGKGDDERFWSGTPAPIAVAAANKVPGVEQVVRVGTVYDFRTFRVNDGKGPKTFTEQYDDLAFVDENFLNLFTGFAVRNGNPTNPFPSPNSVVMTEEMANKFFGTSEAVGKTLTVLDSNRVFTVSAILANMPDNSSLQYKVFFPMSLRKRTFGGNGDWKRLDDDWGNYYFRTFLKLSPTLDPAAIGKKLTELQAIARNTKPGDPSSDYQLQALTQSHLYEADGKDTGMQQVRMLGLIALLLLSIGCINYINLTTARATRRAREVGVRKVIGAESRQLLIQLMVESLLTMGIALLVAVVLIQLLMPYYHDLTNKKLGFSLLNPEVWALLIGALVLTIGLAGLYPAIMMSSLNPIRSLRGRGAQSGQAGLRKVLVVTQFALATGLIIGTLVIGEQLRYIRERDLGFDKEHTFVFYAGEKAQQYKRELEKESSIRAVVTATGGLVGGGGSTGDTDWDGKAPERSFIVDQLGISHDFIPAYGMKMSLGKNFTGTKADSTSFILNETAIKQSGITNPIGKRFKFHQTEGHIIGVVKDISTASIRSEIQPMVLYSIPGDNGIMHVKTTGQQASQAIAAAERLWKRDKPEQAFEYTFLDETYNRMYRTEQRTGQLFSLFAGVAILVCCLGLFGLAAFTAEQRTKEIGVRKVLGASVTGIVSLLSKDFLKLVLIGILVATPVAWYIMSQWLQDFAYKIDMQWWMFVLAGLLAVGIALLTVSYQSVKAALMNPVKSLKTE from the coding sequence ATGTTCAGCAACTACATCAAAATAGCCTGGCGAAACATCCGATCTGGAGGAGGCTATTCCGTTTTAAACATCGGCGGTCTGGCTGTTGTGCTGGCAGTTAGTGTACTGCTGTTGTGGTGGGTAAAAGACGAATTAAGCTTCGACCGATTCCATGCCGATTCTAATCGAATTTATCGCGTCAATGCTCATTTTGGGAAAGGTGATGATGAACGTTTCTGGTCGGGAACACCTGCGCCAATTGCAGTAGCAGCTGCCAATAAGGTTCCTGGTGTTGAACAGGTCGTTCGCGTTGGTACCGTGTACGACTTCCGTACCTTTCGGGTCAACGACGGTAAAGGCCCCAAAACGTTTACAGAGCAGTACGATGACCTGGCTTTCGTAGACGAAAATTTCCTGAATCTCTTCACAGGATTTGCCGTGCGCAATGGCAATCCAACGAATCCGTTCCCATCGCCCAACTCGGTAGTTATGACCGAGGAAATGGCCAACAAATTCTTTGGTACATCCGAAGCTGTCGGCAAAACGCTAACTGTTCTGGATAGTAACCGGGTCTTCACGGTCAGCGCCATATTGGCCAACATGCCCGACAATTCATCGCTTCAGTACAAGGTGTTTTTTCCCATGAGTCTGCGGAAGAGAACTTTTGGCGGCAATGGCGATTGGAAGCGCCTGGACGATGATTGGGGCAATTACTATTTCCGGACATTTCTGAAACTAAGCCCTACGCTTGATCCCGCAGCGATTGGCAAAAAGCTAACCGAGCTTCAGGCCATAGCCCGCAATACGAAACCCGGAGACCCTTCATCCGACTACCAGCTTCAGGCCCTTACGCAATCCCATTTGTACGAGGCCGACGGGAAAGATACAGGCATGCAACAAGTTCGGATGCTGGGCCTGATCGCTTTATTACTATTGAGTATCGGCTGTATCAATTACATTAACCTAACTACCGCCCGAGCCACCCGACGCGCCCGTGAAGTGGGCGTTCGGAAAGTGATTGGGGCCGAATCGCGCCAATTGTTGATTCAATTGATGGTTGAGTCTCTATTGACGATGGGCATTGCGCTACTGGTCGCCGTTGTGCTGATTCAGTTGCTGATGCCTTATTACCACGACCTTACCAATAAAAAACTCGGCTTCTCCCTGCTCAATCCTGAAGTGTGGGCGTTGCTGATTGGTGCATTAGTCTTGACCATCGGATTGGCAGGTTTGTATCCGGCCATCATGATGTCGTCCTTGAATCCAATTCGTTCATTACGAGGTCGCGGAGCGCAATCGGGTCAGGCAGGCTTGCGGAAGGTACTGGTTGTTACGCAGTTTGCGCTGGCAACTGGTCTCATCATAGGTACACTGGTTATCGGAGAACAGCTACGCTATATCCGTGAACGCGATCTGGGTTTCGACAAAGAACATACGTTCGTTTTCTACGCAGGCGAAAAAGCCCAGCAATACAAACGCGAGCTGGAGAAAGAGAGTAGCATCCGGGCAGTGGTTACCGCAACTGGCGGACTTGTTGGCGGTGGTGGTAGCACTGGCGATACGGATTGGGATGGTAAAGCTCCCGAGCGATCATTTATTGTTGATCAGCTCGGTATCAGCCATGATTTCATTCCGGCTTACGGCATGAAAATGAGTCTGGGCAAAAATTTCACGGGTACTAAAGCCGATTCAACCAGTTTTATTCTGAATGAAACGGCGATCAAGCAGTCCGGAATCACTAATCCCATCGGCAAACGGTTTAAGTTTCACCAGACAGAAGGCCACATTATTGGCGTCGTAAAAGACATCTCTACGGCCTCAATTCGCTCCGAAATTCAACCGATGGTGCTCTATAGCATTCCAGGCGATAATGGTATTATGCACGTTAAAACGACGGGTCAACAGGCATCCCAGGCAATCGCAGCTGCCGAACGACTCTGGAAACGCGATAAGCCTGAGCAGGCATTTGAATACACCTTTCTGGATGAAACCTACAACCGAATGTACCGAACCGAACAACGTACGGGTCAGTTGTTCAGTCTGTTTGCCGGAGTAGCTATTCTCGTTTGCTGCCTGGGTTTGTTTGGTCTGGCCGCCTTTACCGCCGAGCAGCGGACCAAAGAAATTGGCGTCCGTAAAGTACTGGGCGCATCGGTCACGGGCATTGTCTCCCTGTTATCCAAAGATTTCCTGAAACTGGTGCTAATCGGCATTTTGGTGGCAACACCTGTAGCCTGGTACATCATGAGCCAGTGGTTGCAGGATTTTGCCTATAAGATTGACATGCAATGGTGGATGTTCGTACTGGCCGGATTGCTTGCCGTGGGCATCGCCTTACTAACCGTCAGTTATCAGAGTGTCAAAGCAGCTCTGATGAATCCTGTTAAATCGTTAAAAACGGAGTAA
- a CDS encoding ABC transporter ATP-binding protein, with product MIQTIDLQKLFATEEVETTALNGINMDVKDGEFVAIMGPSGCGKSTLLNILGLLDNPSDGQYNFYGTEVAKMTERQRAQLRKGSIGFVFQSFNLIDELTVYENVELPLLYLKTPPDERKKRVEETLERMSIMHRRNHFPQQLSGGQQQRTAIARAVVAKPKLILADEPTGNLDSKNGEEVMKLLGELNDEGTTIIMVTHSPYDAGFAHRIVNLFDGKVVTENFHV from the coding sequence ATGATCCAAACAATTGACCTTCAGAAACTCTTCGCAACCGAAGAAGTAGAAACCACTGCTCTTAATGGCATCAACATGGATGTAAAAGACGGTGAATTTGTAGCCATCATGGGTCCATCGGGCTGTGGTAAATCGACACTGCTCAACATCCTGGGCCTGCTCGATAACCCCAGCGACGGGCAGTATAATTTCTACGGCACCGAAGTCGCCAAAATGACTGAGCGGCAACGGGCGCAACTTCGTAAAGGCTCTATCGGCTTCGTGTTTCAGAGCTTTAACCTGATCGACGAACTGACCGTTTATGAAAACGTCGAACTGCCACTGTTATACCTCAAAACTCCTCCTGACGAGCGGAAGAAGCGGGTTGAAGAAACCCTGGAGCGGATGAGCATCATGCACCGACGGAATCACTTCCCTCAGCAGCTATCAGGCGGTCAACAACAACGGACAGCCATTGCCCGTGCAGTAGTTGCCAAACCCAAGCTGATCCTGGCCGATGAGCCGACGGGTAACCTCGATTCGAAAAACGGCGAGGAAGTTATGAAACTCCTCGGCGAACTGAACGACGAAGGCACCACCATCATCATGGTAACGCACTCACCCTACGATGCTGGTTTCGCTCACCGCATTGTGAACCTGTTCGATGGTAAAGTGGTAACCGAGAATTTCCACGTGTAA
- a CDS encoding four helix bundle protein: protein MAKVEKFEDLLVWQKGLTQAIDLYKLLADCKDYGLRDQMQRSSVSVPSNVAEGFERHTNKEFIRFLRIAKGSNGELRTQIHLAIGIGIISSVTGDDLLAKSRIISSMLQNLIKTREEKFM, encoded by the coding sequence ATGGCAAAAGTTGAAAAGTTTGAAGATCTCTTAGTTTGGCAAAAAGGGTTAACTCAAGCAATTGATTTATACAAATTACTGGCAGATTGTAAAGACTATGGTCTGCGTGACCAAATGCAGCGATCATCGGTTTCTGTTCCGTCAAATGTTGCCGAGGGCTTTGAGCGACACACTAATAAAGAGTTCATTCGGTTTCTACGCATTGCAAAAGGTTCAAATGGGGAGTTAAGAACACAAATTCATCTGGCAATAGGAATCGGAATTATTTCATCAGTAACAGGTGACGATCTGCTTGCAAAGAGTCGAATTATTTCTTCAATGTTGCAAAACTTGATTAAGACAAGAGAAGAAAAGTTTATGTAA
- a CDS encoding efflux RND transporter periplasmic adaptor subunit: MDRVLPKRFWTTQRLAIFGGGTLVLGLLAYTVFFADRRSKLNVEKDKITVSSVTTGPFEDFIAVTGVVQPLKTIRLDAIEGGYVTQKLIEGGNMVKKGEVLLKLENQSLKLSFLQSETEANRLVNDLQTTRQRLQVERFTLRKTLADLDAQIDQAKDSYDRQAKLFKDKVVSEEDYLKAKRAYERLTGQRSIEIETQKYQEENAKFQIKQLEGTLQRTQKNVALWQQTLDNLVVKAPVSGQLSSIDVEVGSNINRGQNIGQIDDLNGFKMRVGIDEHYISRVFSGLKGSFEFNGKMHDLEISRVYPEVKSGRFEVDMIFPKGTPEGIKRGQSSPIQLELGKAAKATLLPVGGFFSDTGGNWVYVVDKSGKRAVKRPITLGRKNPEFYEVLTGLEPGEQVITSSYENFGDNEVLEF; the protein is encoded by the coding sequence ATGGATCGCGTCTTACCTAAACGATTTTGGACCACACAACGCCTGGCAATTTTTGGGGGCGGTACATTGGTTCTGGGCTTACTAGCTTACACCGTATTCTTTGCCGATCGACGGTCGAAACTGAACGTTGAAAAAGATAAAATCACCGTATCAAGCGTAACTACTGGGCCTTTTGAAGATTTTATTGCCGTAACGGGCGTTGTACAACCGCTGAAAACTATCCGACTCGATGCTATTGAAGGTGGTTATGTGACTCAGAAGTTGATCGAAGGTGGTAACATGGTTAAGAAAGGAGAAGTACTCCTGAAACTGGAAAATCAAAGCCTTAAACTCAGTTTCTTACAGTCAGAAACAGAAGCCAACCGACTCGTCAACGACCTACAAACAACTCGTCAACGCCTGCAGGTTGAGCGCTTTACACTTCGCAAAACATTGGCAGATCTCGATGCACAAATCGATCAGGCAAAAGACTCCTACGATCGCCAGGCCAAGTTATTTAAAGATAAAGTCGTTTCGGAAGAAGATTATCTGAAAGCCAAACGCGCTTACGAACGACTAACGGGTCAGCGTAGCATTGAGATTGAAACGCAGAAGTACCAGGAAGAAAATGCGAAGTTCCAGATCAAACAATTGGAAGGTACTTTGCAACGTACACAGAAAAATGTTGCTCTTTGGCAACAGACACTGGATAATCTGGTGGTTAAGGCTCCCGTTTCTGGGCAGTTATCCAGTATTGATGTAGAAGTCGGTTCGAACATCAACCGGGGCCAGAACATCGGCCAGATTGATGACCTGAATGGATTCAAAATGCGGGTTGGTATCGATGAGCACTACATCAGTCGGGTATTTTCGGGACTGAAAGGCTCATTCGAATTCAACGGAAAAATGCACGATCTGGAAATCAGTCGCGTATATCCTGAAGTAAAAAGCGGTCGGTTCGAAGTAGACATGATATTCCCGAAAGGAACGCCAGAAGGCATCAAACGGGGTCAGTCGTCGCCAATTCAATTGGAGTTAGGTAAAGCAGCCAAAGCGACACTGCTTCCTGTAGGCGGCTTCTTCTCCGACACCGGTGGCAACTGGGTGTATGTGGTGGATAAATCAGGCAAACGCGCGGTGAAACGTCCGATCACGCTTGGCCGCAAAAACCCTGAGTTCTATGAAGTCTTAACTGGCTTAGAACCTGGCGAGCAAGTCATTACGAGTTCTTACGAAAATTTTGGCGATAACGAAGTGTTGGAATTTTAG
- a CDS encoding ArnT family glycosyltransferase, which produces MADNSSPFTDRWFYALVAVGVFLNATGLFPPVMELDGALYACIAKQMAQTGDFINLYAVGTDWLDKPHFPFWVIALSYRIFGINTFSYKFPALLFFLGSVVYTYQFTRLTYSKVTAQVASLVLLTAFHGVLSNSDVRAEPYLMPLIIGPVYHFYRVFLGDRDAISLRNGISKNWRHLLLGSFLTGCALMTKGVFVLIPIGAGLVLHWVLTGHWRELLKIRWYLAIALSFAFTIPEIYCLYQQFDLHPEKVIFGQKGVSGIRFFFWDSQFGRFFNTGPIKGEGDKFFFVHTLLWAFIPWSLPLYMSLGQRLVDLAKRRIGPTFQPEYISLGSGMATFVLFSLSGFQLPHYLNIVFPFYAVLTAQFLVGLQISNLRKWTIAQTVIGILLVVVMGALLWLVQPAGLNTALAWALTLTILLFVLFRQNDLLSLMGRMVGVMFVVAGSLNLFLYPTFLRYQAGMATADYVNTQPTLANRPTTLYEPGTGVGGGSFWSYEFYAKGPTMYARTDSALRVQVQTGPKSVFTTAEYADSLATRGFDVRQLAIFPYYHVSQLTYDFLNPSTRSKTLLPYVLAEVNIKSASERRTGVKTGPLER; this is translated from the coding sequence ATGGCTGACAATTCTTCTCCTTTTACTGACCGCTGGTTTTATGCCCTTGTGGCCGTTGGCGTATTTCTGAATGCAACGGGCCTGTTCCCACCTGTTATGGAACTCGACGGTGCGCTGTATGCCTGCATTGCCAAACAAATGGCGCAAACTGGCGATTTCATCAACCTCTACGCCGTCGGTACCGACTGGCTCGACAAGCCTCATTTCCCATTCTGGGTCATCGCCCTAAGTTACCGAATTTTCGGTATCAATACATTTTCGTACAAGTTTCCGGCCCTGTTGTTTTTTTTAGGTAGCGTTGTGTACACTTATCAGTTCACTCGGCTAACCTATTCAAAAGTAACGGCCCAAGTGGCTTCGCTGGTGCTTCTGACAGCTTTTCATGGTGTTCTGTCCAATAGTGACGTACGCGCTGAGCCCTATCTGATGCCGCTTATTATCGGACCTGTTTATCATTTTTACCGAGTATTTTTAGGTGACAGAGATGCCATTTCTTTAAGAAATGGCATCTCTAAAAATTGGAGGCACCTTCTGCTAGGCTCCTTCCTAACGGGTTGTGCCCTAATGACCAAAGGCGTTTTTGTACTGATTCCGATTGGGGCCGGTTTAGTATTACATTGGGTGCTGACCGGCCATTGGCGGGAGTTACTCAAAATCCGCTGGTATCTAGCGATTGCGCTCTCATTTGCCTTTACAATCCCCGAAATTTATTGCCTGTATCAACAGTTCGATTTACATCCGGAGAAAGTCATTTTTGGCCAAAAGGGCGTATCAGGTATTCGATTTTTCTTCTGGGATAGTCAGTTTGGCCGCTTCTTCAATACGGGCCCCATTAAAGGGGAAGGCGACAAGTTTTTCTTTGTTCATACACTGTTGTGGGCATTTATTCCCTGGTCGTTACCACTGTATATGAGCCTCGGGCAACGACTCGTCGATTTGGCCAAACGTCGCATCGGACCAACTTTTCAACCTGAATACATTTCGCTGGGATCTGGAATGGCTACGTTCGTTTTGTTTTCGTTATCCGGATTTCAGCTACCACACTACCTGAACATCGTTTTCCCGTTCTATGCAGTACTAACGGCTCAGTTCTTAGTAGGACTTCAAATCTCCAATCTTCGCAAATGGACGATTGCCCAAACCGTTATCGGCATCCTCCTGGTTGTGGTAATGGGGGCGCTTTTGTGGTTAGTTCAACCTGCCGGGCTAAATACAGCTCTTGCCTGGGCATTAACCCTTACAATTCTGCTATTTGTGCTCTTTCGGCAAAACGACCTCCTGTCGCTAATGGGCCGTATGGTGGGGGTAATGTTCGTTGTGGCAGGATCGCTGAATTTATTTTTATACCCGACTTTCCTGCGCTATCAGGCGGGTATGGCAACAGCAGACTATGTCAATACCCAACCGACGCTGGCCAATCGGCCAACTACCTTGTATGAACCAGGTACGGGCGTGGGGGGAGGGAGTTTTTGGTCGTATGAGTTTTATGCCAAAGGACCAACTATGTACGCGCGAACCGATTCGGCTTTACGGGTTCAGGTTCAAACGGGTCCCAAATCTGTTTTTACAACCGCCGAATATGCCGATTCGCTTGCCACGCGCGGCTTCGATGTCCGACAATTGGCCATCTTCCCCTATTATCACGTCAGTCAGTTGACGTACGATTTTCTCAATCCTTCGACCCGCTCAAAAACGTTACTGCCTTATGTGCTGGCAGAAGTGAATATAAAGAGCGCATCGGAACGCCGAACCGGAGTGAAGACCGGGCCGCTGGAGCGGTGA
- a CDS encoding sigma-54-dependent transcriptional regulator yields the protein MQDAKLLLVDDDPDVLLAARLLLKRHVASVDIEKNPEKLPFLLNNNRYDAIVLDMNFQRDVSSGREGFAWLDRILDIDPKARVILFTAYGDVEMAVRAIKAGAVDFVLKPWQNDKFLETIRGAISKAGGSQQSDDTNKADGPASPAKKATKQTNIIGSAMRPVLDTVEQVAPTDANVLILGENGTGKDLVARAIHDQSHRRDKPFVSVDVGALTESLFESEVFGHVKGAFTDARDDRAGRFEEANGGTIFLDEIGNLSPAQQARLLTVLQQRQVTRVGSNKARPIDVRLICATNADLNERVAERAFRQDLLYRINTIELHLPALRERPSDIGPLAEHFLKKYAKQYNRSISGLSPALLAEMKQYRWPGNVRELQHAVERAVILAKPDVPGATQGTLLEPTNFIFKNGSASVSPVNETLQLEDMERQLIQQAMQKHRGSITDVARELGLSRQALYRRLEKFGL from the coding sequence ATGCAAGATGCTAAACTCTTACTCGTCGACGATGATCCCGACGTACTGCTGGCAGCCCGGTTGCTGCTTAAGCGCCACGTCGCTTCGGTAGATATCGAAAAGAATCCTGAAAAACTGCCGTTTCTGCTCAACAACAATCGCTACGATGCCATTGTGCTTGATATGAATTTTCAGCGCGATGTGAGTAGCGGTCGTGAGGGGTTTGCCTGGCTCGACCGTATTTTAGACATCGACCCCAAAGCGCGAGTCATATTATTTACTGCCTACGGCGACGTCGAGATGGCGGTACGGGCTATTAAAGCAGGTGCTGTTGACTTTGTACTGAAGCCCTGGCAGAACGACAAATTCCTGGAAACCATTCGTGGAGCCATCAGTAAAGCCGGCGGTAGCCAGCAATCAGACGATACGAATAAGGCGGATGGTCCAGCTTCGCCAGCCAAAAAAGCAACCAAACAAACGAACATTATCGGGTCGGCCATGCGGCCTGTGCTGGATACCGTTGAACAGGTAGCCCCGACGGATGCCAACGTATTGATTTTGGGCGAGAATGGTACCGGTAAAGACTTGGTTGCGCGTGCTATTCATGACCAGTCGCATCGGCGTGATAAGCCCTTTGTCAGCGTTGACGTAGGTGCTCTGACTGAAAGCTTGTTTGAGAGTGAAGTGTTTGGTCACGTAAAAGGAGCTTTTACCGACGCGCGTGACGACCGTGCTGGTCGGTTTGAAGAAGCCAATGGCGGCACGATTTTTCTGGATGAAATTGGTAATCTGAGCCCTGCCCAGCAGGCTCGTTTACTGACGGTTTTGCAACAGCGACAAGTAACACGTGTTGGATCGAATAAAGCCCGACCCATTGATGTGCGGCTCATTTGCGCTACCAACGCCGATTTAAATGAGCGGGTTGCCGAGCGGGCTTTCCGACAAGATTTGCTCTATAGGATCAATACTATTGAGCTTCATCTACCTGCCCTTCGTGAACGTCCGTCCGACATTGGACCATTAGCAGAACATTTCCTGAAAAAATACGCGAAACAATATAATCGCTCAATTTCGGGTCTGAGTCCGGCATTGTTAGCGGAAATGAAGCAATATCGTTGGCCAGGTAATGTTCGGGAGTTGCAACATGCTGTAGAGCGGGCCGTTATTTTGGCTAAGCCTGATGTGCCAGGGGCTACTCAGGGGACTTTGCTGGAGCCGACGAATTTTATCTTCAAAAATGGTTCGGCATCCGTGTCGCCTGTGAACGAAACGCTGCAATTGGAGGACATGGAACGTCAACTAATTCAACAGGCCATGCAAAAGCATCGGGGCAGTATTACCGACGTAGCCAGAGAGTTGGGCCTATCAAGACAGGCGTTGTATCGGAGATTAGAGAAGTTTGGGTTGTAA
- a CDS encoding lysophospholipid acyltransferase family protein, protein MKKLLDYLLSCVYLIYFGLVLCIFHVAQAVAFNLFGRPAHKKTVDWMNACIAYGWYLTGSTIGFKQQTSIPTDRPIIFIANHQSMFDISPIIWFMRRHTPTFVSKVELAHGIPGVSYNLRKSGAALIDRKDPKQAIVEIARLGKLIQQNNLSAVIFPEGTRTRSATGEMRPFVTGGVATLLKRAPNALVVPIAIRGTGHFNPKGLFPLTSFSKMSWTVLSPIEPAGRTPDDVVQQSRADIANELGHA, encoded by the coding sequence ATGAAAAAACTTCTTGATTACCTCTTAAGCTGCGTTTACCTGATTTATTTTGGGTTAGTACTATGTATTTTCCATGTGGCTCAAGCCGTTGCCTTTAATTTATTTGGTCGCCCTGCCCACAAAAAAACGGTCGATTGGATGAACGCCTGTATCGCGTACGGTTGGTACCTCACCGGCAGCACCATTGGCTTTAAACAGCAAACCAGCATACCCACCGACCGGCCCATTATTTTCATAGCCAACCACCAGAGTATGTTCGACATTTCGCCCATTATCTGGTTTATGCGTCGACACACACCCACCTTTGTATCCAAAGTCGAACTGGCACATGGCATACCGGGTGTGTCGTACAACCTGCGCAAAAGCGGGGCTGCCCTTATTGATCGCAAAGACCCCAAGCAGGCGATTGTTGAGATTGCTCGATTGGGAAAGCTTATTCAACAGAACAATTTATCGGCCGTTATTTTTCCCGAAGGCACCCGAACCCGATCTGCAACCGGCGAAATGCGTCCATTTGTAACCGGCGGGGTAGCTACTTTGTTAAAACGGGCGCCTAACGCGCTCGTCGTCCCTATTGCCATTCGGGGAACGGGGCATTTCAACCCAAAAGGATTATTCCCGCTTACCTCATTTTCAAAAATGTCGTGGACGGTGCTCTCGCCCATAGAGCCTGCCGGACGAACACCTGATGACGTCGTACAGCAATCCAGAGCAGACATTGCTAATGAGTTGGGACACGCTTAA
- a CDS encoding acyl-ACP desaturase, whose translation MILSGTRLDVMRFVGEKIDASVDEFLKPVETNWQPSDLLPDSTKESFLDDVKLLRESTRELSYDYVAVLVGDTITEEALPTYESWLMDMEGIQQGEPGGWTRWIRSWTAEENRHGDLLNKFLYLSGRVNMRAMEVSTQYLIADGFDIGTGKDPYRNFVYTSFQELATNVSHRRTATLAKQAGCNQLSKICGVIASDEMRHAKAYKDFVRQIFEVDPSEMMLAFEDMMRKKIVMPAHFLRESGVKIGQTFSHFSDAAQRLGVYTTYDYIEIAESLLVDWKIDTITDLNDAGQRARDYVMALPARLRRIADRTKVPTLEYPFSWIAG comes from the coding sequence ATGATTTTATCTGGCACACGTTTGGATGTTATGCGATTCGTCGGCGAAAAGATCGACGCTTCTGTTGATGAATTTCTTAAGCCTGTTGAAACCAATTGGCAACCGTCTGATCTACTGCCCGATTCGACCAAGGAATCATTTCTGGACGATGTGAAATTACTGCGGGAAAGCACCCGCGAACTTTCGTACGATTACGTAGCCGTACTTGTTGGCGACACCATTACCGAAGAAGCGCTGCCTACCTATGAGTCGTGGCTGATGGATATGGAAGGCATACAACAGGGCGAACCCGGTGGCTGGACGCGCTGGATTCGTAGCTGGACTGCCGAAGAAAATCGGCACGGCGACTTACTTAATAAATTCCTGTATCTATCGGGCCGGGTCAACATGCGGGCGATGGAAGTATCTACCCAATACCTGATTGCCGATGGTTTCGACATTGGAACGGGTAAAGATCCGTATCGCAATTTCGTTTACACCTCGTTTCAGGAGCTGGCAACCAACGTATCGCACCGCCGGACGGCTACGTTAGCCAAACAGGCCGGTTGTAATCAGTTATCGAAAATTTGCGGGGTGATTGCTTCCGATGAGATGCGCCACGCCAAAGCCTATAAAGATTTTGTACGGCAGATTTTTGAAGTCGATCCTTCTGAAATGATGCTGGCGTTTGAGGATATGATGCGGAAGAAAATTGTGATGCCCGCTCACTTCCTGCGTGAATCAGGGGTTAAAATTGGGCAGACGTTCAGCCATTTTTCGGATGCCGCACAGAGACTGGGCGTTTACACAACCTACGACTATATTGAGATTGCTGAATCGTTACTGGTTGATTGGAAAATCGATACGATTACTGACCTTAACGATGCCGGTCAGCGCGCGCGCGATTATGTAATGGCTCTGCCCGCTCGTCTGCGTCGGATTGCCGATCGGACCAAGGTGCCTACCCTCGAGTACCCATTTAGCTGGATTGCGGGATAG